One genomic segment of Helianthus annuus cultivar XRQ/B chromosome 14, HanXRQr2.0-SUNRISE, whole genome shotgun sequence includes these proteins:
- the LOC118486539 gene encoding uncharacterized protein LOC118486539: protein MAPYEMLYGRKCRTPVCWGEVGPRGLAQTDIIRATNCKIDLIRTHLKAAQDRQKSYADKRMRPIEFQVGDKVMLKVSPWKGIIRFRKRGNFSPRFIGPFEIVERVGKVAYRLELPEELSGVHSTFHVSHLRKCLADETDRVHYNDIEVDNSLNYAVKPIAILDRKVKSLRNKRINQVKVKWEHRKGADTTWESEEEMQWLYPTLFGT, encoded by the coding sequence aTGGCTCCATACGAgatgttatatggtagaaagtgccgaaccccagtttgttggggaGAAGTTGGTCCGCGGGGGTTAGCTCAGactgatataatccgagctacaaattGTAAGATCGACTTGATCCGCACTCACTTAAAAGCAGCTCAGGATCGACAAAAATCGTATGCGGATAAACGAATGAGGccaatagaatttcaagtgggcgaTAAGGTAATGTTGAAAGTATCGCCGTGGAAGGGGATAATTCGATTTAGAAAAAGAGGAAACTTtagcccaagatttattgggccattcgaAATCGTGGAACGGGTTGGAAAGGTAGCATACCGTCTCGAGCTACCTGAGGAGTTGAGTGGAGTACACagcacattccacgtgtcacatctccgTAAATGTTTAGCGGACGAAACTGATCGTGTCCACTACaacgatatcgaggtggataacagcctcaactacgCGGTAAAGCCAATTGCAATTCTAGATCGTAAAGTGAAGAGTTTGAGAAACAAAAGGATCAACCAAGTGAAGGTTAAATGGGAACACCGGAAGGGTGCGGAtactacgtgggagtccgaagaagaAATGCAATGGCTCTACCCTACGTTATtcggtacgtaa